The following coding sequences are from one Frigoribacterium sp. Leaf415 window:
- a CDS encoding phosphate ABC transporter substrate-binding protein PstS: MNFKRTGSIVAIAAVGTMLLASCASNEGGASPSGDASASDLSGSISGIGASSQQAAQEAWVAGFQTANPDVTINYDPQGSGGGRESFISGAADFAGSDRAFKTDEISSSTFAGCTPDTGIVELPAYVSPIAVVFNLDGVKELNLTPATLAGIFSGKITTWDAAEIKADNPDAELPSTGITAVHRSDDSGTTENFTDYLHATAGDTWTEEADGTWPTAFGGEGASGTTGVIDAVTNGTGTIGYADASRAGDLGVAKVKVGDDFVGYSAEAAAAIVDESPEEEGRTDGDIAIELDRTSSAAGVYPIVLVSYLIACESYEDAAKGELVKAYLSYVTSEDGQKVAADAAGSAPISSTLSGQVADAIALIK; encoded by the coding sequence GTGAACTTCAAGCGCACCGGCAGCATCGTCGCGATCGCCGCGGTCGGAACCATGCTCCTCGCGTCCTGCGCCAGCAACGAAGGCGGCGCCTCGCCCTCGGGCGACGCATCGGCCAGCGACCTCTCCGGCTCCATCTCGGGCATCGGCGCCTCGTCGCAGCAGGCTGCGCAAGAAGCCTGGGTCGCGGGCTTCCAGACCGCCAACCCCGACGTCACCATCAACTACGACCCGCAGGGTTCGGGTGGCGGCCGTGAGAGCTTCATCTCGGGCGCCGCGGACTTCGCCGGTTCCGACCGCGCGTTCAAGACCGACGAGATCTCGTCGAGCACCTTCGCCGGCTGCACGCCCGACACCGGCATCGTCGAGCTGCCCGCCTACGTCTCGCCCATCGCGGTCGTCTTCAACCTCGACGGCGTGAAAGAGCTCAACCTCACGCCCGCCACCCTCGCCGGCATCTTCAGCGGCAAGATCACCACCTGGGACGCCGCCGAGATCAAGGCCGACAACCCCGACGCCGAGCTGCCCAGCACGGGCATCACCGCCGTCCACCGCTCGGACGACTCGGGCACCACCGAGAACTTCACCGACTACCTGCACGCCACGGCGGGCGACACCTGGACCGAAGAGGCCGACGGCACCTGGCCGACCGCCTTCGGCGGCGAGGGAGCCTCGGGCACCACCGGCGTGATCGACGCCGTCACCAACGGCACCGGCACCATCGGCTACGCCGACGCCTCGCGCGCCGGTGACCTCGGTGTCGCCAAGGTCAAGGTCGGCGACGACTTCGTCGGCTACTCGGCCGAGGCCGCTGCCGCCATCGTCGACGAGTCGCCCGAAGAAGAAGGACGCACCGACGGCGACATCGCCATCGAGCTCGACCGCACCTCGAGCGCCGCGGGCGTGTACCCGATCGTCCTGGTCAGCTACCTGATCGCCTGCGAGTCCTACGAGGACGCCGCCAAGGGCGAGCTCGTGAAGGCGTACCTCTCGTACGTCACCAGCGAAGACGGCCAGAAGGTCGCGGCCGACGCCGCCGGCTCGGCCCCGATCTCGAGCACGCTCTCGGGTCAGGTCGCCGACGCCATCGCACTGATCAAGTAA
- the pstC gene encoding phosphate ABC transporter permease subunit PstC, with translation MTAPATTSAPTVVPKPKRRPADRIFSGSTVVAGGLILAILAAVALFLIVQSIPALTAAPEDVSLSGYPGSFWQYVGPLAFGTVYAAALALLMALPVAIGIALFISHYAPRKLAQGLGYVIDLLAAVPSVVFGLWGSIVLAPAIQPFYDWLVSTFGWFPLFAGPVSGTGRTLLTASIVLAVMILPIITALSREVFLQTPVLHEEAALALGATRWEMIQIAVLPFGRPGVISSAMLGLGRALGETMAVALVLSPALVINPAILTSTNSSTIAANIALRFPEAHDIGINTLIATGLVLFVITLIVNSIARYVINRRKAFSGAN, from the coding sequence ATGACCGCCCCCGCCACGACCTCGGCCCCCACCGTCGTCCCGAAGCCCAAGCGACGTCCAGCCGACCGGATCTTCTCGGGCAGCACGGTCGTCGCCGGTGGCCTCATCCTCGCGATCCTCGCGGCCGTCGCGCTCTTCCTCATCGTGCAGAGCATCCCGGCCCTCACCGCGGCTCCCGAGGACGTCTCGCTCTCGGGTTACCCCGGATCGTTCTGGCAGTACGTCGGACCGCTGGCGTTCGGCACGGTCTACGCCGCCGCCCTCGCCCTCCTGATGGCGCTCCCCGTCGCCATCGGCATCGCCCTCTTCATCTCGCACTACGCGCCCCGCAAGCTCGCCCAGGGACTCGGCTACGTGATCGACCTCCTGGCCGCCGTGCCGTCGGTCGTCTTCGGCCTCTGGGGCAGCATCGTGCTCGCCCCCGCGATCCAGCCCTTCTACGACTGGCTGGTCAGCACGTTCGGCTGGTTCCCGCTCTTCGCCGGCCCCGTCTCGGGCACGGGTCGCACCCTCCTGACCGCTTCCATCGTGCTCGCCGTGATGATCCTGCCGATCATCACCGCCCTGAGCCGCGAGGTCTTCCTCCAGACGCCGGTGCTGCACGAAGAGGCCGCCCTGGCCCTCGGGGCCACCCGCTGGGAGATGATCCAGATCGCCGTGCTGCCGTTCGGCCGCCCCGGCGTCATCTCGTCCGCGATGCTGGGCCTCGGTCGTGCTCTCGGCGAGACCATGGCGGTGGCCCTCGTGCTCTCGCCGGCGCTCGTCATCAACCCCGCGATCCTGACCTCGACGAACTCCTCGACCATCGCGGCGAACATCGCCCTGCGATTCCCCGAGGCCCACGACATCGGCATCAACACCCTGATCGCGACCGGCCTCGTGCTGTTCGTCATCACCCTGATCGTCAACTCGATCGCCCGCTACGTCATCAACCGCCGCAAGGCCTTCTCGGGAGCGAACTGA
- the pstA gene encoding phosphate ABC transporter permease PstA, whose product MATTTAGVRRSSPSVNALTTGRLPKAAPLVILLGSWVVMGVVFALLNAAGVTESFNWVGAIILGTVLYAVLVFVVAMQIEGIRRAKDRVVTTAVSAAFIIALVPLVSLLFTVVTSGSNRFDADFFAMSMRNVVGAGGGGLHAITGTLLITALAAVISVPIGLLTAIYLVEYGQGRLARAITFFVDVMTGIPSIVAGLFAYALFVIFFGEGVRMGAAGSVALAVLMIPVVVRSTEEMLKLVPNELREAAYALGVPKWLTIVKVVIPTSVAGITTGVMLAIARIIGETAPLLITAGFTASMNYNLFDGRMQSLPVFAYSSYVSQGTDAAAFIDRAWTSALTLILMVMALNLLARLIARVFAPKLGR is encoded by the coding sequence ATGGCCACCACCACCGCCGGCGTGCGCCGGTCCAGCCCCTCGGTCAACGCCCTCACGACGGGCCGCCTGCCCAAGGCCGCCCCGCTGGTCATCCTGCTCGGCAGCTGGGTCGTCATGGGAGTCGTCTTCGCGCTGCTGAACGCGGCCGGCGTCACCGAGTCCTTCAACTGGGTCGGGGCGATCATCCTCGGCACCGTGCTCTACGCCGTGCTCGTCTTCGTCGTCGCGATGCAGATCGAGGGCATCCGCCGCGCGAAGGACCGCGTCGTCACGACCGCCGTCAGTGCCGCGTTCATCATCGCGCTGGTCCCGCTGGTCTCCCTGCTCTTCACGGTCGTGACGTCGGGTTCCAACCGGTTCGATGCCGACTTCTTCGCGATGTCGATGCGCAACGTCGTCGGAGCCGGCGGCGGTGGCCTGCACGCCATCACCGGCACCCTGCTGATCACGGCCCTGGCCGCGGTCATCTCGGTCCCGATCGGCCTGCTGACCGCCATCTACCTCGTCGAGTACGGCCAGGGCCGTCTGGCCCGCGCGATCACGTTCTTCGTCGACGTCATGACGGGCATCCCGTCGATCGTCGCCGGCCTCTTCGCCTACGCCCTCTTCGTGATCTTCTTCGGTGAAGGCGTGCGCATGGGCGCCGCAGGCTCCGTGGCACTCGCGGTCCTGATGATCCCGGTCGTCGTGCGCAGCACCGAGGAGATGCTGAAGCTCGTGCCGAACGAGTTGCGCGAGGCCGCCTACGCCCTCGGCGTGCCGAAGTGGCTGACCATCGTCAAGGTGGTCATCCCCACCTCGGTCGCGGGCATCACGACCGGCGTCATGCTGGCCATCGCCCGCATCATCGGTGAGACCGCCCCGCTGCTGATCACGGCCGGCTTCACCGCCAGCATGAACTACAACCTCTTCGACGGTCGCATGCAGTCGCTGCCGGTGTTCGCCTACAGCTCGTACGTGAGCCAGGGCACCGACGCGGCGGCCTTCATCGACCGGGCCTGGACCTCCGCCCTCACCCTGATCCTGATGGTGATGGCGCTGAACCTGCTGGCCCGCCTGATCGCCCGCGTCTTCGCCCCCAAGCTCGGCCGCTGA
- the pstB gene encoding phosphate ABC transporter ATP-binding protein PstB, whose protein sequence is MSKRIEVNDLNVYYSKFKAVEDVNITIEPRTVTAFIGPSGCGKSTFLRTLNRMHEVIPGAYVEGEVLIDGNDLYSPGVDPVLVRRQVGMVFQRPNPFPTMSIRDNVLAGVKLNNRRMSKSDQDGLVESSLQGANLWNEVKDRLDKPGSGLSGGQQQRLCIARAIAVSPDVVLMDEPCSALDPISTLAIEDLIEELKQQYTIVIVTHNMQQASRVSDKTAFFNIAGTGKPGKLIEYDDTAKMFSNPSVQATEDYVSGRFG, encoded by the coding sequence GTGTCCAAGCGCATCGAGGTCAACGACCTCAACGTCTACTACAGCAAGTTCAAGGCTGTCGAAGACGTCAACATCACCATCGAGCCCCGCACGGTCACCGCGTTCATCGGCCCGTCCGGTTGTGGCAAGTCGACCTTCCTCCGCACGCTGAACCGCATGCACGAGGTCATCCCCGGCGCCTACGTCGAGGGCGAGGTGCTGATCGACGGCAACGACCTGTACAGCCCCGGCGTCGACCCCGTGCTCGTCCGCCGTCAGGTCGGCATGGTGTTCCAGCGCCCCAACCCGTTCCCGACGATGAGCATCCGCGACAACGTGCTCGCTGGCGTCAAGCTCAACAACCGCCGCATGTCGAAGAGCGACCAGGACGGCCTCGTCGAGTCGTCGCTGCAGGGCGCGAACCTCTGGAACGAGGTCAAGGACCGCCTCGACAAGCCCGGCTCGGGCCTCTCGGGCGGTCAGCAGCAGCGTCTCTGCATCGCACGGGCCATCGCGGTCTCCCCCGACGTCGTGCTGATGGACGAGCCCTGCTCGGCCCTCGACCCGATCTCGACACTGGCCATCGAGGACCTCATCGAGGAGCTCAAGCAGCAGTACACGATCGTCATCGTGACCCACAACATGCAGCAGGCCAGCCGCGTCAGCGACAAGACGGCGTTCTTCAACATCGCCGGCACCGGCAAGCCCGGCAAGCTGATCGAGTACGACGACACCGCCAAGATGTTCTC